The Pyrenophora tritici-repentis strain M4 chromosome 3, whole genome shotgun sequence genome has a window encoding:
- a CDS encoding DUF1421 multi-domain protein yields MNARFKNLVGSKRKSSHNPSPQPAANSNTPTGHQRPTSLSPQASNSSSSSLPMNNQQNPLGRPPSYTYAPPGTLGAPPQQHGRPASPLPPINTAAPGYPAQQPPMGYPPQPGPPGYPPQGPPGAGGYGGGYGAPPPGAPAHGPPAAYNRPSNMAEVAGEGRSKAQLIVGIDFGTTFSGVAFAFATNTEAKEDIITEWPGAGNQTKQKIPTVLYYDQYQKVVGWGPDIADALAPTGYPKPGVQKVEWFKLQLMLSGNTYIDPINLPPLPPGKSEIDVAADYLFHLRQAMRNQLQKTLGEVFNREERNIRYYLTVPAIWNDAGKAATRAAAIQAGFLRDENDNRLTLITEPEAAAMFCSKTGLLNLKIHDAVLIVDCGGGTVDLIAYEVEEEQPFSVAECTAGSGDSCGSTALNRNFSNILRAKIRKMKLPDGSKTAGKVYAKCIMDFENRIKADFRNNGQKWAVDVGIEAEFPEAGIEEGYMTFTNEEILQCFEPVVNRILELVRNQIIAIQAQNRALQNVLVVGGFGASEYLFQQIKLHVPPQFQSKVVRPMDSVAAIVKGAVTAGITERIVTHRVARRHYLMATLQPFKEGHHPEQYRVPSLDGKDRCKYTRQIFVQKGQRVKIGEPVKVSFFRQVAPGATLMYEDILYACDDDVCPEYTKDPRIKEVVTLTSDLSRKNLEKDFERMDTPQGTFYRVYFDIYLTLDGSEFNAELVCQGEVMGRCTARFR; encoded by the exons ATGAACGCCCGTTTTAAGAACCTAGTGGGTTCGAAGAGAAAGAGTTCACACAACCCCTCGCCCCAGCCTGCTGCCAATTCAAACACACCAACTGGTCACCAACGGCCCACGTCGCTGTCGCCCCAGGCCTCAAACTCGAGCTCCTCGTCGCTCCCCATGAACAACCAACAGAATCCCCTGGGTCGCCCGCCCTCGTACACGTACGCTCCGCCGGGTACGCTGGGTGCGCCGCCGCAACAACACGGCCGCCCTGCCAGTCCGCTACCGCCCATTAACACGGCTGCGCCAGGCTATCCCGCCCAGCAACCGCCCATGGGGTACCCGCCTCAGCCTGGTCCGCCTGGCTATCCTCCCCAGGGCCCTCCAGGCGCGGGCGGCTACGGCGGGGGTTATGGGGCTCCGCCGCCGGGCGCTCCTGCTCATGGGCCGCCTGCGGCTTACAACCGGCCCTCGAACATGGCAGAGGTAGCGGGAGAGGGTCGCTCAAAGGCCCAGCTCATCGTCGGCATCGACTTT GGCACCACCTTTTCCGGTGTCGCATTCGCCTTTGCTACCAACACCGAGGCCAAGGAGGACATCATCACCGAGTGGCCCGGCGCCGGCAACCAAACCAAGCAAAAG ATCCCCACGGTGCTCTACTACGACCAGTACCAAAAGGTTGTAGGATGGGGACCTGACATTGCTGATGCCCTGGCTCCGACCGGCTACCCCAAGCCGGGTGTGCAAAAGGTCGAGTGGTTTAAGTTGCAACTGATGCTGTCCGGAAACACATACATAGACCCCATCAACCTCCCACCGCTACCTCCGGGCAAGTCTGAGATCGATGTGGCCGCCGACTACCTCTTCCACCTGCGGCAGGCGATGCGCAACCAGCTGCAAAAGACGCTGGGTGAGGTCTTCAACCGCGAGGAGCGCAACATCAGATACTACCTGACAGTACCCGCCATCTGGAACGATGCTGGCAAGGCTGCAACACGTGCCGCTGCCATCCAAGCTGGATTCCTCCGCGACGAAAACGACAACAGGCTGACACTCATTACCGAGCCCGAGGCTGCCGCCATGTTTTGTTCAAAGACTGGTCTTCTGAACCTCAAGATACACGACGCCGTGCTCATCGTCGACTGCGGTGGTGGTACCGTCGATCTAATCGCCTACGAAGTCGAAGAGGAACAGCCCTTTTCCGTCGCAGAGTGCACAGCAGGATCCGGTGACTCATGCGGATCTACCGCGCTCAACCGCAACTTTAGCAACATTCTCCGAGCCAAGATCAGAAAGATGAAACTTCCTGACGGCTCAAAGACGGCCGGCAAGGTCTACGCAAAGTGCATCATGGACTTTGAGAACCGGATAAAGGCCGACTTCCGTAACAACGGGCAAAAGTGGGCTGTCGACGTTGGCATCGAGGCTGAGTTTCCCGAGGCGGGAATCGAAGAAGGCTACATGACATTTACCAACGAGGAGATTCTACAGTGTTTCGAGCCCGTGGTGAACCGCATCTTGGAGCTAGTCAGGAATCAAATCATAGCCATTCAAGCACAAAACAGGGCATTACAG AACGTCCTAGTCGTCGGCGGATTCGGCGCCTCAGAATACCTCTTCCAACAAATCAAACTCCACGTGCCCCCACAATTCCAATCCAAAGTCGTCCGACCCATGGACTCAGTCGCGGCCATTGTCAAAGGCGCAGTCACAGCAGGCATCACGGAGCGCATCGTCACGCACCGTGTGGCACGCAGACATTACCTCATGGCCACACTGCAGCCCTTTAAAGAGGGCCACCACCCAGAACAATACCGCGTCCCCTCGCTCGACGGCAAAGACCGCTGCAAATACACACGCCAGATATTTGTGCAAAAGGGCCAGCGCGTCAAGATTGGCGAACCGGTTAAAGTATCATTTTTTAGACAGGTTGCCCCCGGTGCTACGCTCATGTATGAGGATATTCTTTATGCGTGTGATGATGATGTTTGTCCCGAGTATACGAAGGATCCTC GTATCAAGGAAGTCGTAACACTAACATCGGACCTGTCGCGCAAAAATCTCGAAAAGGACTTTGAACGCATGGATACGCCGCAGGGCACGTTTTATCGTGTTTACTTTGACATCTATCTCACGCTTGATGGGTCAGAGTTTAATGCTGAGTTGGTGTGTCAGGGTGAGGTTATGGGTCGTTGTACGGCGAGATTTAGGTAG